The following are encoded together in the Kwoniella europaea PYCC6329 chromosome 1, complete sequence genome:
- a CDS encoding 40S ribosomal protein S20, with product MAEYKDDLEKTGGAGAAKIHKIRITLTSRNVKPLEKFSTDLVNRAKDRDLKVKGPVRLPTKVLKHTTRKSPCGEGSKTWDRYEMRIHKRLIDLNSSADVVKQITSISLEPGVEVEVTIAA from the exons atGGCCGAATACAAGGACGATCTCGAAAAGACCGGTGGTGCTGGTGCCGCCAAGATCCACAAGATCAGAATCACCTTGACCTCAAGGAACGTTAAGCCTTTGGAGAAAT TCTCCACCGATCTCGTTAACAGAGCCAAGGACAGAGATCTCAAAGTTAAAGGTCCCGTCAGACTTCCCACCAAGGTCTTGAAGCACACCACCAGAAAATC CCCCTGTGGTGAAGGTTCCAAGACTTGGGATCGATACGAGATGAGAATCCACAAGAGATTGATCGACTTGAACTCCTCTGCTGACGTTGTCAAGCAAATC ACTTCCATCTCCCTCGAACCCGgagtcgaagttgaagttaCCATTGCTGCTTAA